The nucleotide sequence CGGCGGCCGCCACCGACCAGCGCCGCCGGGCCCCTTCGAGGATGGGCTTGACCACGGCCCGCTTCTCCTTGAGCGAATGGCTGAGCGGGATGCGCAGGTCGACCCGGAGGTGCGCTACGTGCGTGGGACCTCGCGCTCCTCGTAGGTCTCGATGACGTCGCCCGCCTTCAGGTCCTGGAAGTCCGACAGGCCGATGCCGCACTCGAAGCCGGTCTGGACCTCGCGGGCGTCGTCCTTGAACCGCTTGAGCGAGGTGATCGTCCCGTTCCAGATGACCACGCCCTCGCGGAGGAAGCGCACCTTGGAGCCCCGGGTGATGACGCCGTTGCGGACG is from Acidimicrobiales bacterium and encodes:
- a CDS encoding DUF503 domain-containing protein, which gives rise to MRHRPVGLPGPEGGRRHRDLRGARGPTHVAHLRVDLRIPLSHSLKEKRAVVKPILEGARRRWSVAAAEVGHQDRWQRAELGFAAVGPDAGIVEDVLRHVERFVWSFPEAEVLDSSVGYSEVDAGA